In Candidatus Eisenbacteria bacterium, the genomic stretch TTCGACTCCAGGCGCGAGCGCTCGAGCATGTTGAGGAAGTCGGTGTTTCCGCCGACGTTGAGCTGGCTGGTCCGCTCGAGGCGCACGCCCCGCTCGCGGAAGAGGCGAGTCATCACGCGGTGGACGATCGTCGCCCCGACCTGCGACTTGATGTCGTCGCCGATCACCGGCAGCTTCTTCTGCTCGAAGCGGCGCTGCCAATACTTCTCGCGGGCGATGAAGACCGGGATCGCGTTCACGAACGCGCAGCCCGCTTCCAAGATCTGCTCCACGTACCACTTCGTCGCCTCTTCGCTCCCCACGGGAAGGTAGTTGATCACGACGTCGGTCTTCGTCTCCTTCAAGAGCCGCACGATGTCGGCCGTCGACCCGGGGGCCTTGTGGATGATCTTCGACAGGTACTGGCCCATCCCGTCGTGGGTCATCCCGCGCGCCACCGGAACGCCCAGGCGCGGAACGTCGGAGAACTTGTAGGTGTTGTTGGGCCACGTATAGATCGCCTCGGCCAGGTCGCGGCCGACCTTGTTCTTGTCGATGTCGATCGCCGCGCTGAATTCGATGTCGCGGATGTGGTAGCCCCCGAGGTTGACGTGCATCAGCCCCGGGACGAAGTCGGTCTCCTTCGCATTCCTGTAGTAGTGCACCCCCTGGACGAACGAGGAGGCGCAGTTGCCGACCCCGATGATGCCGACGCGAATCTTGCCCATCTGAGTTCGATCCTCCGTTGACGGGTTAAGCCGGGAAGGAAGCGAAGGGCGGGACCCCGAACATCGTCCCACGCACCCTTATGTCAGGCAGACTTCGAGTGAGTCAAGCGATGGACATGATACACGCGCTGAATGACGGTGACGAGCGTTAATAGGAAGAGAATCCCGAGGATTCCCGGCATGAATCGGTGCCCCAAAAGCGCTCCGGCCGCTAGGGTTAGCATCCGCTCCGGGCGCTCCATCAGGCCCACCTTGCACTCCAGTCCGAGCCCTTCGGCCCTGGCCCGCGTGTAGGAGACGAGGAAGGAGAGAATCAGGGTCGCGAGGGCCATGACCGCGAGCGTGTTGCCGTCGGCATCGCCCCACTGTCCCTCCGCGCGGAACTCGCTCTGGATCCAGAGGACGCCTCCCCGCGTGCGTGTGTAGTAGTAGTTCGCGAGGCCCGCGTAAAGCGCCCCCTCGCCCAGGCGGTCGAGGGTCGAGTCCAGGAACGCGCCGAACGGGGTGACCTTACCGGTCTCGCGCGCCACGTCCCCGTCGAGGATGTCGCAGAGCCCGGCCAGCCCGATCACGAAAGCGGCGCTCAGGAAATCGCCGCGCCCGAGAAGGAGGGCCGCCAGGAGCGAGAGGATGAGCCCGAGATAGGTCAGGTGGTCGGGTTGGACGCCCCGCCTCGCCAAGGTCTTCGCGAGCGGAACAAAGAGTGTACGGGCGCGGTCCTTCCAGCCGTCCATCATTCGTCCTCCTCCTCGTCCCCGTCTTCCGGTTCTTCCTCGACTCCGTCGGAGCTGTCGGGCCCGGGGTCCCCGCCCCGGCCGCGGCCTGCCACCACCAGCACGAACTCGCCGCGGGGCGGCTTCGACTCAATCCACCCGAGCAGGGACGCGAGCGTGCCGCGCCTCGTCTCCTCGAACTTCTTCGTCAACTCCCGCGAGATCGAAGCGGGCCGATCCCCGAGAACCTCCAGGAGATCCCGGATCGCCCCCGAGAGCCGGTGCGGGGACTCGAAGAAGATGATGGTCCGGGGCTCGCCGCGCAACTCCTCGATGCGCGCGCGCCGCCGGCCGCTCCGCCGCGGGAGGAACCCTTCGAACGCGAATCGGTCGGTCGGAAGACCCGAGACCTCCAGCGCGCAGAGCGCGCTCGAGGGACCCGGGATCGGCACGACGGGTGCCTCCGCCAAGACCGCAGCGCGGACCAGCGTGAAGGCCGGATCCGAGATCCCGGGGGAGCCGGCGTCGGAGACGATCGCGACCGAGGCACCTTCCCTAAGGCGCGTGACCAACTCCGGCGTGCGCGACTCCTTGTTGTGATCGTGGTAAGAGACCAGAGGCCGGTGAATGTCGAAGCGTGACAGAAGCGCGCGCGTGTGGCGCGTATCTTCGGCCGCGATGAGATCGACGGCGCCGAGGATCTTTCGCGCCCGCGGGGAGAGGTCTTCCACGTTCCCGATCGGCGTACCAACTAGGTAGAGCGTGCCCGGGACCGGCTCGTCGCTCAAGGCTGGGCCTTTAGCACGGACGCGGCGGCACGGCGGATCGCGGCAATGGCGCGCTCGATCCCGGCGTCGTCGACGTCCATGTGCGTGACGGCGCGGAAGCGGCCCGGGCCTCCGA encodes the following:
- a CDS encoding inositol-3-phosphate synthase, encoding MGKIRVGIIGVGNCASSFVQGVHYYRNAKETDFVPGLMHVNLGGYHIRDIEFSAAIDIDKNKVGRDLAEAIYTWPNNTYKFSDVPRLGVPVARGMTHDGMGQYLSKIIHKAPGSTADIVRLLKETKTDVVINYLPVGSEEATKWYVEQILEAGCAFVNAIPVFIAREKYWQRRFEQKKLPVIGDDIKSQVGATIVHRVMTRLFRERGVRLERTSQLNVGGNTDFLNMLERSRLESKKISKTNAVTSMLDYDIGEKNVHIGPSDYVEWLDDRKWAYIRLEGRTFGDVPLNVEMKLEVWDSPNSAGVIIDAVRCAKLALDNGLSGALIGPSAYFKKSPPVQYPDDVARQMVEEFIEKYGSKRPRAAKAEKTKRIAGPRSGLKRAARRSA
- a CDS encoding CDP-alcohol phosphatidyltransferase family protein; protein product: MMDGWKDRARTLFVPLAKTLARRGVQPDHLTYLGLILSLLAALLLGRGDFLSAAFVIGLAGLCDILDGDVARETGKVTPFGAFLDSTLDRLGEGALYAGLANYYYTRTRGGVLWIQSEFRAEGQWGDADGNTLAVMALATLILSFLVSYTRARAEGLGLECKVGLMERPERMLTLAAGALLGHRFMPGILGILFLLTLVTVIQRVYHVHRLTHSKSA
- the rsmI gene encoding 16S rRNA (cytidine(1402)-2'-O)-methyltransferase, which translates into the protein MSDEPVPGTLYLVGTPIGNVEDLSPRARKILGAVDLIAAEDTRHTRALLSRFDIHRPLVSYHDHNKESRTPELVTRLREGASVAIVSDAGSPGISDPAFTLVRAAVLAEAPVVPIPGPSSALCALEVSGLPTDRFAFEGFLPRRSGRRRARIEELRGEPRTIIFFESPHRLSGAIRDLLEVLGDRPASISRELTKKFEETRRGTLASLLGWIESKPPRGEFVLVVAGRGRGGDPGPDSSDGVEEEPEDGDEEEDE